A window of Arcobacter acticola genomic DNA:
AGATATTTGTACATTTCCCTGTACCCTGGGATAAAAAACCTCATAGAAGAATTTACTCAAATGAATTTGTAAATGAAGCATTAAGAGTTCTTAAAATTTCTGGAACATTAGAGCTTAGAACTGATAGTAGAAAATATTTTGATTTTTGTACAGAAGTTTTAACAAACCTTCCAAAAGGAAGAATAACTATCGATATAAATAAAGACTTGGCAGTGTCAAGTAAATACGAAGATAGATGGAAGAAACAAGGTAAAAATATCTATGATGTTGTTTTAGAAGCTTTTAACGAAGATGCAAATATTAATTTAGATTTTGATTTTTCATTTGATTTTGAAGTTAACTTTGAAAATATATTAAAAGATATTCCAACAAAATCTATTATAGAAAAGAATTTTTTTATTCATGTGGAAGAACTTTATGTTATTGAAGATATTAAGAATTCAGGACTTATAAAATTAACAATGGGAAATTTTGATAGACCTGTTACAAAATATTTATATGTAAATGAAGGAAAAATCTCTTATTATCAAGGTAACCCACTCCCTACAAGTGCAAATATTGATGCACATAAAAAACTAAAAGAGATTTTAAGTAAATGATAGAAGCTAAGAATATTTATCTTTCATATGATGATAATAAATATATTATAAAAAAAGGTAATTTTACTATTAAACCAAAAGAGTTTATCTTTATTGGAGGAAATTCAGGAAGTGGTAAATCTACACTTTTAAAATCTTTTTATGGAGACATCCCTTTAAAACATGGAAGTTTGAAAATTGAAAATCAAGAAGTTTTTGGTATAAAAGGTAAAAAACTAAGAGTTTTAAGAAAAGACATAGGTATTATATTTCAAGATTATAAACTAATAAATGAATATACTATTGAAGAAAACATTATGATACCACTTAAAATAAATGGATACTCAGATGAAGTGTCAAAGGATCAAGCTAATAAATTGTTAGCACATGTAAGATTATCACATAGAGCAGGATATTATCCAAATGAACTAAGTGGTGGAGAGCAACAAAGAGTTGCAGTTGCACGTGCACTTGCACATAATCCGAAAATAATCATTGCAGATGAACCAACAGGAAATCTAGATGATTTTTCAGCTGAAGTTGTATGGAACTTATTAAAAGGTGCTAATGAACAATTGGGTATTACAATTGTTGTAGTAACACACAGAGTTCCAAAAAATCTTGGAATAAAATTTAGACAGTTATCTATTGAGGATGGAATCATTTATGAAGTTTCTTAAAAATTTATTTGCTTTTTTAATTCCATTACTTTCAATGTTAATTACATTTTCGATATTTTTATTAATAAATAATGTAGTTGAAAATTACAAATCTAAAATTTCTAGAGACTACTCAATTGTAATAGTTACAAACACACCTTTAGAAAAAGACTCAATTAGTGAATTAGCAGGAATAAAAGTAGAGAAAATACAAGTTTTGCCAAATGATAAAATTATAACAAGTATAAAATCTAGTTTATCTGATAATTCAATAGAATTATTAAAAGAAAAACTTCCAAATTTTTATCAAATATACTTGGAAATATTTCCTACAAGTAGTGAATTAGAAGAAATAAAAGAAACTTTATTGCAAAATAAAAATATTAGAAAAGTTGAAGTATTCTATAAAAATCATAACCAAACATATTTATTACTACTATTACTTAATAGTGTATCATTTATATTATTTTGTATCATAACTTTGTTCGCAATTATAATTATTGCTAAACAAATAAAACTGTGGTTCCATGAACATAGTGTAAAAATAGCTATTTTAAGATTACATGGTGCTTCAATACTCTATAGTGCATCATCTATTTTAAATTATGCATTATTAAGTTCACTATTGGCATTTTTAATATCTGCTGCATTTTTATATTATGTATCACATAATATGACCGTATTATTTCCTTTAGAGTTACATGATATTATGGATATAGAAATAAATCTTACTTTAGAATTAATGAAAATATTTTTATTATCATTTTGTATATCTATATTTACAATATTTGGTGTTTTATTAAAGTATAAGATCAATAATGACTAAAATATTTTTCTTGTTGTTTTTAAGTACGAATCTACTTTTTTCGGCTACTAATATCGATAAAAAAATTCAAAAGAATAAACAAATTCTTGATTCCAGTGCAAAAAAAGAAGAAACAACATCTTTAAAAATAAAAGAATTAGCAGATAAAATAGAATCACAAAATTCAAATATTATAAATCTTGAGAAAGATATTAAACAAGTTAATCAAGATATAGATGAGCATCAAAAACTACTTGAAGATTCAAAACAAAAATTAGATGAATTAAAATCTAAATCAACTGATCTAATAAAAGAAAAAACATCTAACGAAGAACAAATAGTTAATACTATAATCGAAGAGTTCTCCATATCAATTGCTTTAAAACTCGCTTCTGAAAATAGCTTACAAGAATTAATTGATAGTGAAATATATACTCTTTTATCTCAACACTCAAAAGATAAAGTATTAAAACTAAATAACAACTATAATCTCCTATCAACAAATACAAAGAGTAATCAAAAAGATATAGAAAAAATTGCTTCTTATATAGAAGATAGACAAAAAACAAAAGAGAAATTAACAAGCTTAAAACAAAAGCATTCTAGCTCACTTGAAAATTTAGAAGAACAGCATAAATCATATCAAGAAGAGTTAAGTAAAGTTGCAAAACAACAAGACTCTTTAAAAAATCTTCTTGCAGAATTAAATATTTTAAAAGAAGAAGAAAATAAAAAAGCTGAAGAAGAGCGAAAAGAAAAGTTAGAAAAACTTTTAGCCAAAAAGAAAGCTGATGCTAAAAAAACCATAAGAGAAGAAGCACAAGAAGAAGCACCAAATGATGAGATTCAAACAGCTGAAGTTAGAAATCAAAGATATGCAAAAAATCTAAATTTAGATGTTAGAAAGATTGGTTCTTCAACTGATGGTATAAAAATTGTTAAATATAGAGGAACATCTACAATTGCACCTCTAAAATCATTTAAGGTTGTTAAAAATTTTGGAACATATTATGATCCAGTTTATAAAATAAAACTTTTTAATGAATCTATTGTTTTAAAAAGCGATGAACCAAAAGCAAAAGTTGTTGCTGTTTTAAATGGAAAAGTAGTTTATGCTAAGAAAAATGCAGGAATGCTTGAAAATGTTGTTATTATTCAGCATGAAGATGGTCTTCATACTATTTACTCTCATTTAGATGAGATATCTCCTACTCTAGTTGTTGGGAAATGGATTAAACAGGGTTATGTTGTAGGACGTGTTGATGATAGCTTAATGTTTCAAGCAACAAAAGATTCATCTCATATAGACCCAAAAGACTTATTTAAAATATAATGAAAATATTCATAGATGGTGATGCATTTCCAAATCTCTTAAAACCTATAATATTAAGAGCTATTGAAAAACAAAAAATAGATACAATTGTCATTGCAAATAAAAAAATAAATATAGGTGCTTCTAATCATATAGAATATATAATTGTAGATCTTGGTGCAGATGAAGCTGATAATAAAATAGTTGAAATGCTAAGTGAAAATGATTTAGTAATCACAGCGGATATACCACTTGCAGATAGAACAATTAATAAAAATGGCCACGCAATTGATCATAGAGGCGCAATGTACACAGAAGATAATATAAAACAATATCTTGCAATTAGAAATCTAATGCAAGAGATACGAGATAGCGGAGAGATTACTAAAGGCCCACCTGCTTTTAATCAAAAAGATGCTCAACAATTTGCAAATTCTTTAAATAACTTTTTGCAAAAATATAATAAAAAATAAGGATTTCCCATTATACTAATAGATCAATCAACAAAAAATCAATTTAGAATTTTTTGCAAAGAAAACAATATTCAAGATATGGAAGTAGCTGTTAAATACTTTATAGTATTTGGTGGATTAGATATAAAAATAGATACAACAAAACCTCTTTTAGAATTAATTGAAAAGCATATTTTAGATGACTATACTGATCTTAAATATGAAATCACAACAATATGTGGTGGATACAAAGTAGATCAAGCCATTCTAACAGGAATTGCCCAAGGGGATAGAAGAACAACTACATCTTTTAAAAGAGCTTTTGTAAGCTTTGAAGAAGGTAGTAGATGTATAGAAAAAATAATCGATAGAGGAATTATCGAAATAGAATCTTCACAACATCACCTAGCAAAAAAAAGAGGTGATGATAAAATTGCAAAAAAACTTCTTTTTACAGCACCATTCTTAAGATTTTGGTTTGCTTT
This region includes:
- the trmB gene encoding tRNA (guanosine(46)-N7)-methyltransferase TrmB; the encoded protein is MPHIVFERKELITTPSQKDGVDFEFIAKSYNFTQKTRKTEYRIALKNQGKEFLLSLKPKDENFMIKADKVTRLSPVTLVKNALNAYVSLNNANVLFSNTHNLKLKDESKSEYLKDINYFVDEFNTEKEIQIEIGFGSGRHLLHQAKVNPNIQFVGLEIHYPSIEQLLKQLELQNITNVLVVNYDARLFMEFIESNKVGKIFVHFPVPWDKKPHRRIYSNEFVNEALRVLKISGTLELRTDSRKYFDFCTEVLTNLPKGRITIDINKDLAVSSKYEDRWKKQGKNIYDVVLEAFNEDANINLDFDFSFDFEVNFENILKDIPTKSIIEKNFFIHVEELYVIEDIKNSGLIKLTMGNFDRPVTKYLYVNEGKISYYQGNPLPTSANIDAHKKLKEILSK
- a CDS encoding cell division ATP-binding protein FtsE, with translation MIEAKNIYLSYDDNKYIIKKGNFTIKPKEFIFIGGNSGSGKSTLLKSFYGDIPLKHGSLKIENQEVFGIKGKKLRVLRKDIGIIFQDYKLINEYTIEENIMIPLKINGYSDEVSKDQANKLLAHVRLSHRAGYYPNELSGGEQQRVAVARALAHNPKIIIADEPTGNLDDFSAEVVWNLLKGANEQLGITIVVVTHRVPKNLGIKFRQLSIEDGIIYEVS
- a CDS encoding cell division protein FtsX, with the translated sequence MKFLKNLFAFLIPLLSMLITFSIFLLINNVVENYKSKISRDYSIVIVTNTPLEKDSISELAGIKVEKIQVLPNDKIITSIKSSLSDNSIELLKEKLPNFYQIYLEIFPTSSELEEIKETLLQNKNIRKVEVFYKNHNQTYLLLLLLNSVSFILFCIITLFAIIIIAKQIKLWFHEHSVKIAILRLHGASILYSASSILNYALLSSLLAFLISAAFLYYVSHNMTVLFPLELHDIMDIEINLTLELMKIFLLSFCISIFTIFGVLLKYKINND
- a CDS encoding murein hydrolase activator EnvC family protein, whose protein sequence is MTKIFFLLFLSTNLLFSATNIDKKIQKNKQILDSSAKKEETTSLKIKELADKIESQNSNIINLEKDIKQVNQDIDEHQKLLEDSKQKLDELKSKSTDLIKEKTSNEEQIVNTIIEEFSISIALKLASENSLQELIDSEIYTLLSQHSKDKVLKLNNNYNLLSTNTKSNQKDIEKIASYIEDRQKTKEKLTSLKQKHSSSLENLEEQHKSYQEELSKVAKQQDSLKNLLAELNILKEEENKKAEEERKEKLEKLLAKKKADAKKTIREEAQEEAPNDEIQTAEVRNQRYAKNLNLDVRKIGSSTDGIKIVKYRGTSTIAPLKSFKVVKNFGTYYDPVYKIKLFNESIVLKSDEPKAKVVAVLNGKVVYAKKNAGMLENVVIIQHEDGLHTIYSHLDEISPTLVVGKWIKQGYVVGRVDDSLMFQATKDSSHIDPKDLFKI
- a CDS encoding YaiI/YqxD family protein, which encodes MKIFIDGDAFPNLLKPIILRAIEKQKIDTIVIANKKINIGASNHIEYIIVDLGADEADNKIVEMLSENDLVITADIPLADRTINKNGHAIDHRGAMYTEDNIKQYLAIRNLMQEIRDSGEITKGPPAFNQKDAQQFANSLNNFLQKYNKK